The following are encoded in a window of Neomicrococcus lactis genomic DNA:
- the treY gene encoding malto-oligosyltrehalose synthase codes for MRIPASTYRLQIRESFTLFDAAELVPYLRDLGSDWVYLSPILTATQGSDHGYDVVDFTTVDPSRGGPEGLKALADAAHAAGMGVLVDIVPNHMGVADHSANAWWWDLLTHGKNSRYAAAFDVDWAAGNGKIRLPVLGDSPEELQHLEYDDAARLVRYFDKTFPLAPGTDASAAGLADQHYELVSWREADATLNYRRFFGVTTLAGVRVEEPWVFDEAHAEIKRWFNEGLVDGLRVDHPDGLADPQGYLDRLAELTGGAYVLVEKILEPGEKLPESWKTAGTTGYDALATVDRLFVDPSGREILTDMVPVERYAEMTHDTKRGIADGLLNSEVRRLARLATSSLPDVEFEQLVDAIAEILASFPVYRSYLPDHGSEYVEEAVIAARVHRPDLSELLGRVRPLLSDCSLEFSKRFQQTSGMIMAKGVEDTAFYRYTRLTSLNEVGADPSVFSIDPFDVHTQLTHRQFQTPHSMTTLSTHDTKRSEDTRARISVLAEVPADWAGTLAQLDALAPLGDKAFADLLWQALIGAWPLSRERAWAYAEKAAREAGNSTTWTDPDSEFEARLRHAVNAAFDDERVRAVIEDFVQRIQAAGESNALSAKLVQLTMPGVPDVYQGTELWDSSLVDPDNRRPVEYAERKDLLQNPDGHPKFALVRAALRLKRDNPDLFTTYDAVTIDGPTKDHAFAFDRGGAITVVTRLPLGLERNGGWQDTVLKLAAGTYRDEITGATHSSDGELLVAEVLKDAPATLLRRLA; via the coding sequence GTGAGAATCCCCGCGAGCACGTACCGCCTCCAAATTCGTGAGAGCTTCACGCTCTTCGACGCCGCCGAGCTAGTTCCGTACCTGCGCGATCTGGGCAGCGATTGGGTCTATCTCTCACCTATCCTGACCGCCACGCAGGGCTCGGATCACGGCTACGACGTTGTTGATTTCACCACCGTGGATCCGTCTCGCGGGGGTCCCGAGGGCCTCAAAGCGCTCGCGGACGCCGCGCATGCGGCGGGTATGGGCGTGCTTGTGGACATCGTCCCCAACCACATGGGCGTCGCGGATCATTCCGCGAACGCTTGGTGGTGGGACTTGCTTACGCATGGCAAGAATTCGCGGTACGCTGCGGCGTTTGACGTGGATTGGGCCGCTGGCAACGGCAAAATTCGGCTTCCCGTGCTGGGTGACAGTCCGGAGGAACTTCAGCATCTTGAGTACGACGACGCAGCTCGCCTGGTGCGGTACTTCGACAAGACATTCCCTCTTGCCCCCGGGACGGACGCCTCGGCTGCCGGACTGGCCGATCAGCACTACGAGCTCGTGTCATGGCGCGAGGCCGACGCCACGTTGAACTACCGCCGCTTCTTCGGCGTGACCACGCTTGCGGGCGTGCGCGTGGAAGAGCCGTGGGTCTTCGACGAAGCCCACGCCGAAATCAAGCGCTGGTTCAATGAAGGACTCGTAGATGGACTGCGCGTGGATCATCCGGATGGCCTCGCGGATCCGCAAGGGTATTTGGACCGGCTGGCCGAGTTGACCGGTGGCGCCTACGTGCTGGTGGAGAAGATCCTGGAGCCGGGAGAGAAGCTTCCCGAGTCCTGGAAGACCGCCGGCACCACCGGCTACGACGCCCTCGCGACCGTGGACCGGCTCTTCGTGGATCCCTCCGGACGCGAGATCCTCACGGACATGGTTCCCGTGGAGCGGTACGCCGAAATGACGCATGACACCAAGCGTGGCATCGCGGATGGACTCTTGAATTCCGAAGTGCGGCGCCTCGCTCGGCTGGCTACTTCGTCTTTGCCGGACGTCGAGTTTGAGCAGCTCGTGGATGCCATCGCAGAGATTCTGGCAAGCTTCCCGGTGTACCGCTCCTACTTGCCGGACCACGGCTCCGAGTATGTGGAAGAGGCTGTGATTGCGGCCCGTGTGCACCGTCCCGATCTGTCCGAACTCTTGGGGCGCGTGCGTCCGCTCTTGAGCGATTGCTCGCTCGAGTTCTCGAAGCGATTCCAGCAGACCTCCGGCATGATCATGGCCAAGGGCGTGGAGGACACTGCGTTTTACCGTTACACGCGTTTGACCTCGCTCAACGAGGTGGGCGCCGACCCTTCGGTGTTCTCGATCGACCCTTTCGACGTCCACACACAACTGACGCACCGTCAGTTCCAGACGCCGCATTCCATGACCACGTTGTCCACGCATGACACCAAGCGGTCCGAGGACACTCGTGCCCGCATTTCGGTGTTGGCCGAAGTTCCGGCGGACTGGGCAGGAACGCTGGCTCAGCTCGATGCCTTGGCGCCTCTCGGGGACAAAGCCTTTGCGGATCTCTTGTGGCAAGCGCTCATTGGGGCCTGGCCGCTGAGCCGCGAGCGCGCATGGGCGTACGCCGAAAAGGCGGCTCGCGAGGCCGGTAACTCCACTACGTGGACGGACCCGGACTCGGAGTTCGAGGCCAGGCTTCGTCATGCCGTCAACGCAGCCTTTGATGATGAGCGCGTCCGCGCGGTGATCGAGGACTTTGTGCAGCGCATCCAAGCGGCTGGTGAGTCCAATGCGCTTTCCGCCAAGCTCGTGCAGTTGACCATGCCCGGCGTCCCGGATGTGTATCAAGGCACCGAGCTCTGGGATTCCTCTCTTGTGGACCCAGACAACCGCCGTCCCGTGGAGTACGCGGAGCGCAAGGATCTCCTGCAGAACCCGGACGGGCATCCAAAGTTCGCACTGGTCCGCGCGGCCTTGCGTCTCAAGCGCGACAACCCGGATTTGTTCACCACCTACGACGCCGTGACCATCGACGGACCCACGAAGGATCACGCCTTCGCGTTCGATCGCGGCGGAGCCATCACCGTGGTCACTCGCTTGCCGCTGGGCCTCGAGCGCAACGGCGGCTGGCAGGACACCGTACTCAAGCTCGCGGCCGGAACGTACCGCGACGAAATCACGGGTGCCACGCACAGCAGCGACGGCGAGCTTCTCGTGGCCGAGGTTCTCAAGGATGCTCCGGCCACGTTGTTGCGCCGCTTGG